The DNA region TAATTATATTAATTAATGCTATAAACACATTAATTAATATATGCTTCATTTTTGGATGATAAAAATTTTTTTATAGCTATATCCAAGTTTTCTTGATTGCCATTAGTATTGAGCTACTCAAAATCTTTCCAGCATACAAAACATATAAATTCTTTGCACTGGTTTTATCTGTAGTATTCTATACTCTACTATTACCTTATCTCGAACTTGATTAATAAAAGCTTTTTGGTTGGTGGGCGATAGAGGATTCGAACCACTGACCCTTACGACGTCAACGTAATGCTCTAACCAACTGAGCTAATCGCCCTATTAATATCTCATTGCTTGCTCTTATAAGCTAATGCTTGACAAGATTGTTTTGCATAGTAGAAGATAAAATATAATACCAATACTAATATCATCCAAGCAATAATTATTTTTCCAGTATCAAGTAAATTACCATCTTCATCAAGAATTTGCTTAAACAACAAATAAATACAAGATACTAATGATATCGGAGCAACAACAAATACAGCAGGGCACTTAAATGCTCTAACAGCATTAGGCATTTTGATTCTAAGCAGCATTACTATTACAGATACTACCATATAATCAATAAGCGCCCCCATACTTGATAGCTGAGCTACTGTTTGATAAGGAAAAAAACCTCCAATTAAGGCTACTATTACCGCAAAAAATAAAATAGCAACGTATGGACTATCATATGTAGGATGTACTTTTTGAAAAATTTTTGGCAATAATCCATCTCTAGCAATAGCAAAGAATATTCTTGATTGCCCATAAATATTTAGCATTAAAACTGTAGTCATGCCACTAATTGCTCCAATTGCAACAATTGCTGATCCAATAGTACTACCGTTAAGTTTTAAAGCATAAGCTAACGGTTGAGCGTTATCAAGCTGATCAAATGTGGCCATACCAGTTAATAATCCAGCAATAACAACATAAACTATTGTTGAGATTATTAGAGAGCCTATGATGCCTACTGTCAAATCCTTTGTAGGATTTTTACATTCTTCAGCAGCTGCTGCTAATACACTAAATCCAGTAAATGCAAAAAACAAAATAGATGCTCCAACCAAAGTACTATTAACTGTAAAAGGCATAAAATTTTTCCAATTCTCTGCTTGAAAATGTGGAGCTGCAACAATTATAAAAATCCCAACTGATAAAAGCTTAACAATAACTAAAATTATATTTAACCTTTTGCTATCACTTGTTCCTAAATATAAAATAAAGCTAGCAAAAGCAACAATTAGTACTGCTGGTAGATTTATAATGCCACCTTCAAATGGAGTAGCAGCATATATTTTTGGTATAATTATTCCACCTGCTTCTAATATACCCTGAGTATAAGCTGACCAACTAGCTGCTACAGTAGCAGCACCAAATGTTAATTCTAAAATTATAACACTAGCCATTATCCAAGCAAATACTTCCCCAAGCGCTATATAAGAATAAGTATAAACGCTACCAGATGCAGGAATCATAACTGCAAGTTCAGTATATGCTAAAGCTACTAATATACAAACAACTCCAGCTATAATATAAGATATTGTTACTGCAGGTCCAGAATATTTAGCAGCTACCATACCAGTTAACGAAAATACTCCAGTACCAATAATAGCTCCAAGCCCTAACAATATTAAGTCAAAAGCAGTAAAGCTTTTTTTTAAGTTGTTGCTACTCGTCGTAGACTTAGCTAAGTCAAAATTTTTTTTTCTGAATATACTCATACATTATACTAAAATTAAATGCACTACATTTTTTTATATCAGCATTTCTAAAATTCTAAGAAGAATTTACGAGGTATTTTAAGGACTAAATTTTAAAATTATAAATTACTTTATCTAAATAACTCTGCTACATTATATACAAATTACTATGCTTTGCAAGAATTAAATTTTTAATACTATCTATCACAAATAATACACATGAAAAACTACATTTGACATTAAGCTGCAAATTTAGTACTTTTTGTAAAGTTTTTTTTATAGATTTCATGGATAATTTTAAGGAGTAGAAATATGTTGTCACAGATTTTACCAGTATTATTATTTGGCTGCATTCTAGGATTAAATATAACAAATAAGCTGATAGTATGCTCTTTCTTGTTTATATTATCAGTCTTAATTACTAATCTTATGGCAAAGTTATATCATACAGCTAATGCAATTAGTATTGCAATGTTATGTGTATTGGGAAGCCTTGCCTTAAATTGGTATAACATCAATATTTTGTTTATAGGTTCATCTGCTGCAATTACCATATCACTATTTTGCAGTACAAATCTATTTAATATTCTTGATAAGAAATTTGCGTTGTCATTTCCAATTAGCAATTTAATTAGTTCTGCTATAGTAGCCATAATAGATAGTATTATTGTTTCTATTGCTTTGTTAAACAAATTTCAACTTAATAAAGTTGTAGAAATATGTCTTAAAGATTGCGTTTTTAAGCTATCGTATGTATCAGTAATAACTATTTGTATATATGCAGTACTATATTTTATAGAGCATTTAAGAAAAACAAATGTCGCCAGTAAGGCATAATTTATAATGCCAGCAAAAATTATATTTATTTATACATCTAAATTATTAACATTTAAAGCATTAGCTTGAATGAATTCACGTCTAGGCTCTACTATATTGCTCATTAAAGTTGAAAATACTTCTTCTGCTTCATCAAAATCAGTGATTTTTACCTGCAGTAGAGTTCTGTTCTCTGGATCTAATGTAGTTTCCCAGAGTTGATCAGAATTCATCTCTCCCAACCCTTTAAACCTTTGAATGCTCATTCCATGCTTACCAATTGCTAATAATTTATCCAATAAAGCCGATGGTAAACTGATATTAATTTCTTCTGATTTATGCTTTAATGTTAACCGATTTTCAAATAGTTCAGATAATTCTTGGCCTAACCTTATCAAACTAACAAACTCAGGAGATTCCAATTGGCTTTTGAAAAGACTTTGAGCTTTTTTTATCCCTCGTACAAAACAATAAAATTGCATATAATCATCATGAACTTCAACTTGCCAATTAGTTTTATCTAAAGTCTGAGTTGGAAGCGTTTTTTGTATAAGAGATGATAATTTATCCTGATAGATAGAGTTAAAAGTATCTGCAGAAAGATTTTTGGTAATAGCTAAAACCTCAGCAATATATTTATTCAGTTTATTACCTACTTTATTTAAAACAGCAGTTAACTTTCTAATCGAAGCAACAATTGTTGTTAACTTGGCATTCGATATTCTATCACCAGAAGATTTGATTACATCAATCTCATCAATAGCTATTTTTAATAAATAATCATATAATGCTTGATCGTTTTTAAGATACAGCTCATTAGCTCCACGCTTAATTTTATATAAAGGAGGCTGAGCAATATATAAATAACCTTTTTCAATAACTGTGGGCATATAACGATAAAAAAATGTCAGAAGCAATGCTCGAATATGAGATCCATCAACATCAGCATCAGTCATAATAATTACTTTATGATAACGTATTTTATCAATAGCAAAGTCATCACTTCCGATTCCGGTTCCAAGGGCGGTAATTAAAGTGCCAATTTGATCAGATTGTAACATCTTATCAAATCTAGCTCTTTCAACATTTAATACTTTACCTCTTAGTGGAAGAATAGCTTGAAACTTTCTATTACGTCCTTGTTTAGCTGTGCCTCCAGCTGAATCCCCTTCTACTATAAATAACTCAGATTTCTCAGGAGCTCGTTGTTGACAATCTGCTAATTTACCTGGTAGATTTGCTACTCCTAATGCTGATTTACGTCTAGTTAATTCTCTAGCTTTACGGGCTGCTTCGCGTGCAAGCGCTGATTCAGTAATTTTAGCAATAATCTTCTTACCTTCACTAGGGCGATGTTCTAACCACTCTACAAGTTTTTCATATACTATACCTTCAACTATAGCTCTAGCTTCCGGACTAACCAACTTATCCTTAGTTTGTGAAGCAAATTTAGGATCAGGCAATTTTAATGATAACACACAAGATAGCCCTTCTCGAATATCATCACCATTATAATTGATATTATTTTTAGGAAAATGATCTTTAGTGTATTTAGTGATAGCTCTAGTTACTGCTGATCTATATCCCTGTAAATGACTTCCACCATCTCTTTGTCTAATATTATTAGTAAAACACACTATATTTTCATAGAAAGAATCATTCCACTGCATAGCTAACTCTACAGTTGCTCCATGAGAATCAGTTTGATGAAAGCTTATAGTCGAATGCAATGCTGCCTTAGCTTTATCAATATATTGCACATATGATTCTACTCCACCAGTATAAAAAAATTTAACATCTTTTACTTCACTAGAACGCTCATCAGTTAATGAAAATTCAACAGAAGAATTTAAAAATGCTAATTCTCTTAATCTATGCTCTAACTCTGAAAAGCTAAACTCAACAGAAGTAAAAATTGCAATTGAAGGATAAAAAGTAATTTCTGTACCTTGCTTGTTCGGAGCTTCTCCGACTATTGATAAAGGATTTTGAGGTTCTCCATTATTGAAACGCATAAAATGTTCTTGGTTGTTTTTCCAGATACGTAATTCTAACCAATCTGATAACGCATTAACTACTGATACTCCAACTCCGTGTAATCCTCCTGACACTTTATATGCATTTTGATCAAATTTTCCTCCAGCATGCAACTGAGTCATAATTACCTGAGCAGCAGACACTCCCTCTTCTTGATGAATGTCAACAGGTATCCCTCTACCATTATCTCTAACTGTTACAGAGCCATTTTTATTAAGAATAACCTCAATTTTATTACAATCACCAGCTAATGACTCATCAGTTGAATTATCAAGAACCTCATAAATCAACTGATGTAATCCAGATCCATTACTAATGTCACCAATATACATACCAGGACGCACTCTAACTGCTTCAAGACCGCGTAAGATCTTTATTGAATCAGCATTATATTGATCTGATTTTGTGTTTGTTGGCATATTTAAACTTGATGACATAATATTTGCAACTTTATAATGGATAACTTAGTGGAAAAACCTATTATGATAACATATAGTATAATCTTTAAGAAGTCAAAAATACTTAAATCAATATTACACAGCGAGAAATTAAAATGTATAAATATGAAACTCCCATTAACTTATCTGATATAGTCAAAAATTATGAAGTCATATTATTTGATATATACGGAGTATTGCTAGAGAATAACATTCCGTATACTAAAACAATAGAAGTGGTTAACAATCTATCAAAAAGTATAAAAATATGTTTTGTATCTAATACTCCTCAGCCAGTTCAGCATTCTAGTAATAGACTTAATACTTATGGAATCAATGCCGCTCCACAAAATGTTTATACTTCTGGTGAAATAGCTAGAGAAATATTAAAGAATTCAGGTAAAAATCTTAAAATTGATAATCCTATTGTATTTCATTTAGGGCCCGACTTTAAAAAAAATGTATTAGAAGATCTCCCTATTAAAACTACTGAAAAAATTCATGATGCTAATATATTACTTTTAACAGCATTTGAGGATTATGAAGAAAAGTTAGATCAATATAATTCTATGTTTCAAACTGCTATAACTAACAAAGCAATATGTCTTTGCGCAAATCCAGATATTATAAATCCATTTGAAAACAAAAATAGATATTGCGCTGGATATTTTAGTGCTATTTATAAATCTATGGGAGGAAAAGTAGTATATAGCGGTAAACCACATTCAGAAATTTTTCAAGCTGTATTAAATACCTTAGCACAAAATGTCAAAAAAGAAAAAATACTAATGATAGGGGATACTTTAGAAACAGATATTCTTGGAGCAAATAACATAGGCATAGATTCAGCTCTAGTGTTAACAGGAAATGCTTTTAGAATAGCTAAAACTTCAAATGTTCCTGATCAAATTAATATACTTAAAAATGCATTTAAACTAAAAAATATTTATCCAAAATACATAATTAACATCATTTAACCAGTTTCGGATAATAAAAATGACAGAGAGTAGAGCAAGTAAGTATTTCAGCAATAGTTAAACGCTAAAAAATATAAAAAAGATAAGAATAAAGAAGTAATTATTAAAAACATAAAAAGAAACAAGAAAAACGACTATGATGTCTATAGCAAAGATTTTTTGTTAATAAGAAGGCTTATAGCAAGTGAAAGCAGAAAAATAATATTTAACACTATTATACATAAGAGTAAAAAGTCTATAATCTTTACTTTCTACTACTTTCCATTATTCCTTATATCAAACTCAGAATATGTTAGCCTATACTTAGCTCTTGCATAATACAAAATTTAATGTATAAATACTTTTATATTTATTTATAAGGCCCCTTCGTCTAGCGGTTAGGACATCACCCTTTCACGGTGGAAACACGGGTTCGATTCCCGTAGGGGTCACCACTTAGGCTTTGACTTGGCTCGCTTTTTCCTGTTTGTTTGCAAAACTGCAGCTGCTATTAATACTTGATTATAACCGGCATTTAATAGTACAATATTATTTAGATAAATAATATTTATTCCAGTTACATATGCTTCATATTTTGATTAACAGTTGTGGCTTCTTTTTTCTATCCTGCGGGTTATTCTTCATTATCTCAAGTGTAGTTGGACTAAGCAGATTTCATGATTTTTATGCTAAAGTACATGCTGCAGGAGTATCTGATAGTTGTGGGATACCGATGTCATTAATTGGCTTAACTATCATTAATTATCAAAGCATTAGTATTTTTAAAATCTTAATTTTAATCACTTTAATATATATTTTAGGGCCAACAGCTGCTCATATATTGCTTAAAACATGGTATAATTGTAATAGTCAGTCTGAATCTACAAAAATTAATACAGATTCAAACACATGATGCTATCTGCTAATTATTTTCCAAATTTACCTCTAGAATTTAATATTGCTAACATATTTTTATACATGTTCTGTTTTTTGTTAATTGTAGTAAATATACATTTAGCACTAAGCTATAATTTGCTAAAATCTATATTGTTAATGTCATTATCTAGCTTAATTATTTGCATATGCTACTTATTAATGGATGCTCCAGATGTAGCAATGACTGAAGCATCTCTTGGCGCTTGTCTATCAACTGCAATATTATTAAAAATAGCTAAGAAACTACAACTTAGTTTTAACTCAGCAGAAAAGTTACCAGTATATAAAAATATACTTTGCAGCTTACTATGTATACTGTTTGCAGTATGCTTTATGTTAGTTTGTTATGACCTACCTGATTTTGGTCAACTATCAACTCCAATGCATCAACATATTTCAAAATACTATATTAATAATACTACAGAACAAATTGGCATTCCATCATTTGTAGCTGCTATACTGGCTAGCTATAGAGGATACGATACTTTAGGAGAAACTACAGTAATCCTTTGTGCTGGAATATCAGTAATTTTAATTTTTGCTAACAAAAAAACTAATCAATAATAAATTGAAAACAAGTTTCTATGCAAAATAATAATATTATCGTAGCTTCAATTATTGCTAAAATTATTACGCCATATATATTGCTTTTTGCATTATATATTCAAATTAATGGTGAAGTTTCTCCTGGAGGGGGTTTTCAAGCAGGATCTATACTTGCTTCTGCAGTAATTGGGTATGATATTATCTATCCACAACAACTAATTAAATATAACCTAGCAATTCTACCACTTAGTATTATGGGTGCTTTAGGAGTAATGATATATGGATTAACAGGGTTACTAGCACTATTTTATGGCAAGAATTACTTAAATTATTATGTAATATCCTGTACCAAGTATAGTCAGTCATTAGGTATTTTTATTGTTGAATTAGGTGTAGGTATAGCAGTAACCGCTAGCTTATTGATTATTTATTATGTATTTGTAATTAATAATGATTATGATACTAACAAGTAAGTTAATTTATTTTTGTTCTGCAGCATTGTTATCCTTAGGGTTATATATAATTCTTAGCAGTTATAATTACATTAAGAAAACCATTGGCTTAGCAGTATTTCAAAACTCTGTCTTGATTTTTTATATAGCTCTCGCAAAAGCTAAAGAAGGAATAGTGCCAATAGATCAATGTTTTAACCAACTATCTCAACATTGTTCATATATCACTTATTCTAGCCCTGTATCACATGTATTAATGCTAACTGCTATTGTTGTAGGTATAGCAACTATGTCTGTAAGTCTTAGTATCATTCGTCAAATTTACCAAAGTTTTAATAGCTGTAATGAAAATGATATTCTATTAGAGCTACAAAAAATGGAGTTAAAGCCAGATGAGTAATATTTTTCAGGCTGTTAAAGACCATTTTGTGATATTAGAAGTTTTAATACCATTTTTTGGTAGTTTAATAGTAGTATTATATAAAAAAGTTGAGTACGCACTAATAGTATCACGTTTATGTGCAATATTAGGAATAATATTAGGAATATATGGGGTATTATCAATGATAAATTCACCTCCGTATTTTTATGCAATTGGTAATTGGCAGGCACCGATAGGTATAGAATATCGAGTTGATCATGTTAATCAAATAATTATCGTTTTTAGTTATTTTATTCTATTTTTATTACTAACATTTAATTCTCAGCTCATAAAAACAAACTTATTATCATCTCTTAATCCATCTCGATCTCATTTACTATATTCCATCTTACTATTATTGCACACAGGATTTTGTGGTATTATTCTTAGTAATGATTTATTTAATATTTACGTTTTTATAGAAATTGCTTCATTAGCAAGTTACACTTTGGTTTCTCAGGGAGTTGATAAACGAGCTTTAATTGGTAGTATTAATTATTTAATACTTGGTACTATTGGTGCTACTTTTATACTTATTGCTATAGGATTCATATTGAGTAATACTGGCAGCTTGAATATTACTGATATAATTTCCAGGTTACCACAACAACATACAAAAACCTTAATTGCAGCAATAATGTTTTATATTACTGGATGCTTATTAAAGGTAGCTATGTTTCCTATGAGTTCATGGCTTATTAGTACTTATAAATATACTTCTTCAGTAATTTTATCATATTTTGCTCCAATTTCATGTATGGTTGGATTTTATATTCTACTATATTTTGTCTATCAAATTATTGGAATTACTAATATTAATACCTTGCATTCATATTATATAATCAATGCCCTAGGGTTAGCAGGAGCAATTTTTTGTTCTTGTTATGCTGTGCAACAAAGCAACCTCAAATCAATTATGGCATATTCTGTATTAGCAGAAACAAGTTACATATCTCTAATGGCATTTAACATACAAAGCTCCACTATTGGTGCGCAAATTATTGTTATACTGTTAACTAGTTGTATACTTAAATCCATAATATATTCTTTAATTAGCAGAATAGAAGTACATTATCATGATAGCGAGCTTAAACATATTGCAGGTATTGGATCGACTTATCCAGTGTTTGGTATATTATTTACATTAGCTTTAATAAGTAACTTGGGATTACCGCTGACTATTGGCTTTGTTAATAAATTAAACATTTTTTTAACGGTTTTACAGTCACTTGGCTATTTTGGTA from Orientia tsutsugamushi str. Boryong includes:
- a CDS encoding proton-conducting transporter membrane subunit produces the protein MSNIFQAVKDHFVILEVLIPFFGSLIVVLYKKVEYALIVSRLCAILGIILGIYGVLSMINSPPYFYAIGNWQAPIGIEYRVDHVNQIIIVFSYFILFLLLTFNSQLIKTNLLSSLNPSRSHLLYSILLLLHTGFCGIILSNDLFNIYVFIEIASLASYTLVSQGVDKRALIGSINYLILGTIGATFILIAIGFILSNTGSLNITDIISRLPQQHTKTLIAAIMFYITGCLLKVAMFPMSSWLISTYKYTSSVILSYFAPISCMVGFYILLYFVYQIIGITNINTLHSYYIINALGLAGAIFCSCYAVQQSNLKSIMAYSVLAETSYISLMAFNIQSSTIGAQIIVILLTSCILKSIIYSLISRIEVHYHDSELKHIAGIGSTYPVFGILFTLALISNLGLPLTIGFVNKLNIFLTVLQSLGYFGIIILAISSCMSFNYHYKIFHYLYSTQQTSHSSFTLNGNNSVAIILTIISYLMLIFYNHLLVYLKPFFLPKIM
- a CDS encoding Na(+)/H(+) antiporter subunit B; its protein translation is MQNNNIIVASIIAKIITPYILLFALYIQINGEVSPGGGFQAGSILASAVIGYDIIYPQQLIKYNLAILPLSIMGALGVMIYGLTGLLALFYGKNYLNYYVISCTKYSQSLGIFIVELGVGIAVTASLLIIYYVFVINNDYDTNK
- the gyrB gene encoding DNA topoisomerase (ATP-hydrolyzing) subunit B, whose protein sequence is MPTNTKSDQYNADSIKILRGLEAVRVRPGMYIGDISNGSGLHQLIYEVLDNSTDESLAGDCNKIEVILNKNGSVTVRDNGRGIPVDIHQEEGVSAAQVIMTQLHAGGKFDQNAYKVSGGLHGVGVSVVNALSDWLELRIWKNNQEHFMRFNNGEPQNPLSIVGEAPNKQGTEITFYPSIAIFTSVEFSFSELEHRLRELAFLNSSVEFSLTDERSSEVKDVKFFYTGGVESYVQYIDKAKAALHSTISFHQTDSHGATVELAMQWNDSFYENIVCFTNNIRQRDGGSHLQGYRSAVTRAITKYTKDHFPKNNINYNGDDIREGLSCVLSLKLPDPKFASQTKDKLVSPEARAIVEGIVYEKLVEWLEHRPSEGKKIIAKITESALAREAARKARELTRRKSALGVANLPGKLADCQQRAPEKSELFIVEGDSAGGTAKQGRNRKFQAILPLRGKVLNVERARFDKMLQSDQIGTLITALGTGIGSDDFAIDKIRYHKVIIMTDADVDGSHIRALLLTFFYRYMPTVIEKGYLYIAQPPLYKIKRGANELYLKNDQALYDYLLKIAIDEIDVIKSSGDRISNAKLTTIVASIRKLTAVLNKVGNKLNKYIAEVLAITKNLSADTFNSIYQDKLSSLIQKTLPTQTLDKTNWQVEVHDDYMQFYCFVRGIKKAQSLFKSQLESPEFVSLIRLGQELSELFENRLTLKHKSEEINISLPSALLDKLLAIGKHGMSIQRFKGLGEMNSDQLWETTLDPENRTLLQVKITDFDEAEEVFSTLMSNIVEPRREFIQANALNVNNLDV
- a CDS encoding monovalent cation/H(+) antiporter subunit G, translated to MINSCGFFFLSCGLFFIISSVVGLSRFHDFYAKVHAAGVSDSCGIPMSLIGLTIINYQSISIFKILILITLIYILGPTAAHILLKTWYNCNSQSESTKINTDSNT
- a CDS encoding cation:proton antiporter subunit C, with the protein product MIMILTSKLIYFCSAALLSLGLYIILSSYNYIKKTIGLAVFQNSVLIFYIALAKAKEGIVPIDQCFNQLSQHCSYITYSSPVSHVLMLTAIVVGIATMSVSLSIIRQIYQSFNSCNENDILLELQKMELKPDE
- a CDS encoding TIGR01459 family HAD-type hydrolase yields the protein MYKYETPINLSDIVKNYEVILFDIYGVLLENNIPYTKTIEVVNNLSKSIKICFVSNTPQPVQHSSNRLNTYGINAAPQNVYTSGEIAREILKNSGKNLKIDNPIVFHLGPDFKKNVLEDLPIKTTEKIHDANILLLTAFEDYEEKLDQYNSMFQTAITNKAICLCANPDIINPFENKNRYCAGYFSAIYKSMGGKVVYSGKPHSEIFQAVLNTLAQNVKKEKILMIGDTLETDILGANNIGIDSALVLTGNAFRIAKTSNVPDQINILKNAFKLKNIYPKYIINII
- a CDS encoding DUF4040 domain-containing protein, giving the protein MFCFLLIVVNIHLALSYNLLKSILLMSLSSLIICICYLLMDAPDVAMTEASLGACLSTAILLKIAKKLQLSFNSAEKLPVYKNILCSLLCILFAVCFMLVCYDLPDFGQLSTPMHQHISKYYINNTTEQIGIPSFVAAILASYRGYDTLGETTVILCAGISVILIFANKKTNQ
- a CDS encoding amino acid permease, which gives rise to MSIFRKKNFDLAKSTTSSNNLKKSFTAFDLILLGLGAIIGTGVFSLTGMVAAKYSGPAVTISYIIAGVVCILVALAYTELAVMIPASGSVYTYSYIALGEVFAWIMASVIILELTFGAATVAASWSAYTQGILEAGGIIIPKIYAATPFEGGIINLPAVLIVAFASFILYLGTSDSKRLNIILVIVKLLSVGIFIIVAAPHFQAENWKNFMPFTVNSTLVGASILFFAFTGFSVLAAAAEECKNPTKDLTVGIIGSLIISTIVYVVIAGLLTGMATFDQLDNAQPLAYALKLNGSTIGSAIVAIGAISGMTTVLMLNIYGQSRIFFAIARDGLLPKIFQKVHPTYDSPYVAILFFAVIVALIGGFFPYQTVAQLSSMGALIDYMVVSVIVMLLRIKMPNAVRAFKCPAVFVVAPISLVSCIYLLFKQILDEDGNLLDTGKIIIAWMILVLVLYFIFYYAKQSCQALAYKSKQ